DNA from Calditrichota bacterium:
CACACCCATCCGGCCCTCAGGAATCCGGCATCGATGCTGACAAAGATTGCAGCGAACCACCTTATTCCCAATGGGATTCCAGAACATGGCCAATCGTTTTCCGTTGTGCGATTCGTACATAAGAAACCCTCTTTCTTTCTGTATTTTTCAGTTTTAAATATAAGAATTTTTTTGGGTTAAATCAAGATTGGATTCGGCGAATATTTCTTTGATATCTGTCGCAAAAAATGCCGTTGCCCAATGTTGGAAAATGGCGCATGAAAAACGGGGCGAATCAAAAAAATAATATTGATAATCATAACAATTCTTATTATATTATTACAGAATTTGAAACCCAAAAAAGAACCCTCAAAATGAAAGGAAAAAATGATGAGTGTATTGGTCACCAAAGAAGCACCCGATTTTACGGCAACGGCTGTTATGCCTGATGGTTCGTTTAAAGAGGATTTTAAACTATCCGATTACAAAGGGAAATATGTCATTCTTTTCTTCTATCCCCTTGATTTTACGTTCGTATGTCCAACGGAAATCATTGCGTTCGATCATCGTCTGGAAGAGTTTAAAAAGCGAAACTGCGAAGTGATTGGCGTATCCGTGGACAGTGCCTACTCGCACTACGCATGGAAAAATACCCCTGTGGATGCCGGCGGTATCGGTCAGATTCGCTATCCGCTGGTTTCGGACATGACCAAGGAGATTTCCGCAGCGTACGATGTTCTTATTCCGGCCGGCGTCGCTCTCCGAGGTCTTTTTTTGATTGACAAAGATGGGATTGTCCGCCATCAGTTGGTAAACGATCTTGGACTGGGACGAAACATCGATGAGGCCCTTCGAATGCTCGAGGCCCTGCAATTTTCCGAAACCC
Protein-coding regions in this window:
- a CDS encoding peroxiredoxin, producing MSVLVTKEAPDFTATAVMPDGSFKEDFKLSDYKGKYVILFFYPLDFTFVCPTEIIAFDHRLEEFKKRNCEVIGVSVDSAYSHYAWKNTPVDAGGIGQIRYPLVSDMTKEISAAYDVLIPAGVALRGLFLIDKDGIVRHQLVNDLGLGRNIDEALRMLEALQFSETHGEVCPANWEEGKEGMKADAKGVAVYLKTHAAEL